Proteins from one Mastacembelus armatus chromosome 16, fMasArm1.2, whole genome shotgun sequence genomic window:
- the LOC113136196 gene encoding regulation of nuclear pre-mRNA domain-containing protein 2-like isoform X1 encodes MAAGSGAASGHGARSSTAALEASLDRRFQGVSNTMESVQGLSTWCIENKKHHGLIVRYWMKWLKKSDNNHRLNLFYLANDVIQNCKRKNAIVFRSAFAEVLPNAAQLIKDGKVRKSVERIFSIWEERSVYPEEVIAQFKASLTKKEKEREKQKEKEKEKEKDPPPPNVPPNNKAALKSKIVAEFTPQSLIEQLSRYKRAVAEEELREKQLAALRVDVCSTEALKRLKDKAGGNKFVKDFEDGSLKLQEFVSFLEKELKTGPPLLEALGNADIFYEMQYKEVKIVANAYNAFTNRVASLKRKLDSLKTTLPGPEDSPIPSPSEDAPSPTGSESPFLELEPGRAQLDPELDGKAMDEGEIPTDNRDTEDMDMSDEETGAVTAGADDKKDKAPTAVAKTNKPDATSKLPTTPTKTSKTNATASTTATPVTPTSTAAQSAPSTPLGVSLAKVDLGKISSILSSITSAMKTTAASPSPRPSPGTPTIPSSQSTASKVTPASPALATILSRVDITPEGILNALTKTNTPGLSSLLQSVTNTTSAPPTRTSPEASAVKTPLTPTTPKTAQNLGNSIKRDTPGRTRDWEKERQLSPPPPPPPRPSAPSVSPPSLESKINSFLQGNPGFSLALGDASPDGVDGTPVRDEAAGTPTQDEIMDTPGSVPESLGSSGGHNLSPTAYRSEPWDAVITPSGSNSDGDFLGSSSRYGAGKKSSTKLKDDEAINVRKQVSSSPSIDMKGKKDGQHSQLRMMGNSRAMGERRLSSGSRKASTGSEDGLSVKKEDKGKGQESPGGDGKEGQYHRIETLVSPCTEGTPIQTLGYSNRPHAGERIKTVESIRVIGRGSRRGGGSARPGAAMWYEEEEYMETQPPSPHAVPPPLNIGQGGTEDMTTSMPPPHPHHLLPHLHPPPSIPHPPPPPQAQFQMPYHTENIQTPPPSHLHQHPPPPSPFFSGPPPIPRPPPPPVPQRPSPPPVHSAVPSAVLVGGVLVPIDRPLSVPPPIRPEGAERGGLGPRGNKLAPLPLMTSLLGEPPKLHRPGTIKESFAPRHALPIHRPGTPGVPPPLLGRVKEPLNLPLPSPSSTSSITSPSTPNSPAVDAVPTHHPAQSAAPPIQKPPNSPPAQPRNQTPNNPVPLLNLPSPRPPILSAPVPQRPLLRGRNPSQLNQDLHIGGFRGGKRPGPPFTGGPFHHSQKRPFLPPRY; translated from the exons ATGGCGGCCGGTTCTGGGGCTGCAAGCGGCCACGGAGCCCGCAGCTCTACCGCCGCTCTAGAAGCGTCTTTGGACCGAAGATTCCAAGGAGTATCCAACACTATGGAGTCAGTACAGGGACTTTCGACGTGGTGCATTGAAAATAAGAAGCACCACGGCCTTATCGTTCGCTACTGGATGAAGTGGCTCAAGAAAT ctgacAACAATCACCGCTTGAACCTTTTTTATCTTGCCAATGATGTGATACAAAACTGCAAAAGAAAGAACGCCATTGTCTTTCGTTCAGCCTTCGCAGAGGTTCTTCCTAATGCTGCGCAGCTCATCAA AGATGGGAAAGTCCGAAAGTCAGTGGAGAGGATCTTTTCAATTTGGGAGGAGAGGAGTGTCTATCCTGAAGAGGTCATTGCCCAGTTCAAAGCCAGCTTGaccaaaaaggaaaaggagcgagagaagcagaaggaaaaagaaaaggagaaagaaaaggaccCTCCACCTCCAAATG TTCCACCCAACAATAAAGCTGCCCTCAAATCCAAGATTGTGGCAGAGTTCACC CCCCAGTCTCTCATCGAACAGTTGTCGAGATATAAGCGAGCAGTTGCAGAAGAGGAGCTCAGGGAGAAGCAGCTGGCAGCTCTCAGGGTGGATGTCTGCAGCACAGAGGCCCTGAAGAGGCTTAAAG ACAAGGCAGGAGGGAACAAGTTTGTTAAGGACTTTGAGGATGGCAGTCTCAAGCTGCAGGAGTTTGTCAGCTTCCTGGAGAAGGAGTTGAAAACAGGGCCTCCTCTGCTGGAAGCTCTGGGAAATGCAGACATTTTCTATGAGATGCAGTACAAGGAAGTTAAGATTGTGGCCAAT GCATACAATGCTTTTACCAACCGTGTGGCCAGTCTTAAAAGAAAATTGGATTCCCTCAAGACAACTCTACCTGGACCTGAAGACTCTCCCATCCCATCACCTTCTGAAGACGCCCCCTCCCCCACTGGCTCTGAGTCACCCTTCCTGGAGCTGGAGCCTGGCAGAGCCCAGTTGGATCCAGAGCTGGATGGCAAGGCCATGGATGAAGGAGAAATACCAACTGACAACAGAGACACGGAGGATATGGATATGTCTGATGAAGAGACTGGCGCTGTCACAGCAGGGG CAGATGACAAGAAAGACAAGGCACCCACTGCTGTTGCCAAGACTAACAAGCCAGATGCGACATCAAAGCTTCCAACCACACCTACAAAAACTTCCAAGACCAATGCTACTGCTAGTACCACAGCCACCCCAGTGACTCCCACTTCTACTGCTGCACAAAGTGCTCCATCCACCCCTCTGGGGGTCAGTCTGGCGAAGGTGGACCTGGGAAAGATCAGCTCCATTCTTAGCTCAATTACATCTGCAATGAAGACTACTG CAGCTAGTCCGTCACCTCGGCCATCTCCTGGGACACCAACCATCCCCTCTAGCCAATCCACAGCTTCCAAAGTGACCCCTGCGAGCCCTGCCCTGGCCACCATCCTGTCACGTGTTGATATCACACCTGAAGGAATACTCAACGCTTtgactaaaacaaacacaccag GACTGTCCTCTCTTCTCCAAAGTGTAACAAACACCACCTCCGCTCCTCCTACCCGAACCTCCCCCGAAGCATCAGCAGTTAAAACCCCGCTTACCCCAACCACCCCCAAAACAGCCCAAAATCTGGGAAATAGCATCAAACGAGACACACCTGGAAGAACCAGAGACtgggaaaaagagagacagctgtcaccccctcccccaccccctcctcGTCCTTCTGCTCCTTCTGTTTCTCCCCCCAGCCTAGAATCAAAAATCAACAGTTTCTTGCAGGGTAATCCAGGTTTCAGTCTTGCTTTAGGTGATGCCAGTCCTGATGGGGTGGATGGCACGCCAGTGAGAGATGAGGCTGCTGGCACCCCGACCCAGGATGAGATTATGGACACACCTGGGAGTGTGCCAGAATCTCTAGGGTCATCTGGAGGTCATAACCTCTCACCCACAGCCTACCGCAGTGAACCCTGGGATGCTGTGATCACACCATCAGGAAGTAACTCAGATGGAGACTTTCTGGGCTCCTCTTCCCGGTATGGAGCAGGGAAAAAAAGCAGTACAAAATTAAAGGACGATGAAGCAATTAATGTCAGGAAACAGGTCTCATCTTCCCCCAGTATCGACATGAAGGGTAAGAAAGATGGCCAACACAGCCAGCTAAGGATGATGGGTAACAGCAGAGCTATGGGAGAAAGGAGACTCTCTTCAGGCTCCCGTAAGGCGAGCACTGGCTCAGAGGATGGACTGAGTGTCAAAAAAGAAGACAAGGGGAAAGGTCAGGAGTCACCAGGTGGAGATGGGAAGGAGGGCCAGTACCATCGTATTGAGACCCTGGTGTCACCCTGCACTGAAGGCACTCCCATCCAAACTTTAGGCTACTCCAACCGCCCACATGCTGGAGAGCGCATCAAGACAGTAGAGAGCATCCGCGTGATTGGCCGAGGCTCTCGGCGAGGGGGAGGGTCTGCAAGGCCAGGGGCAGCAATGTGGTATGAAGAGGAAGAATACATGGAAACTCAGCCTCCCTCACCCCATGCTGTCCCCCCTCCTCTTAACATTGGCCAGGGAGGCACAGAGGACATGACCACCTCCAtgcctcctcctcatccacatCATCTTCTTCCACATCTTCACCCTCCTCCATCTATTCCtcacccacctcctcctccccaagCTCAATTCCAAATGCCCTACCATACAGAGAACATTCAGACCCCCCCTCCATCACACCTCCACcagcatcctcctcctccatcccctTTCTTCAGCGGCCCCCCACCGATTCCCCGACCCCCTCCGCCTCCTGTACCCCAGCGCCCTTCCCCTCCACCTGTCCATTCTGCTGTTCCCTCTGCAGTCCTGGTGGGGGGAGTGTTGGTCCCTATTGACCGTCCCCTATCTGTTCCTCCTCCAATCAGACCTGAAGGTGCAGAGCGAGGTGGACTGGGGCCCAGAGGAAATAAATTGGCCCCTCTACCCCTAATGACATCGCTGCTAGGCGAGCCTCCTAAGCTACACCGTCCCGGCACAATTAAAGAGTCTTTTGCCCCCCGCCACGCACTCCCAATCCACCGCCCAGGTACCCCTGGTGTTCCTCCTCCTTTATTGGGTAGAGTGAAGGAGCCTCTGAATCTACCTCTTCCATCTCCCTCGTCCACATCTTCTATAACCTCTCCATCAACACCTAATTCCCCTGCAGTTGACGCTGTCCCCACTCACCATCCTGCTCAGTCTGCTGCCCCTCCTATCCAGAAACCCCCCAATAGCCCTCCAGCACAGCCCCGTAACCAAACCCCTAATAACCCTGTTCCCCTCCTCAACTTGCCCAGTCCTCGGCCACCAATACTCTCGGCCCCTGTTCCACAGAGACCTCTGCTGCGAGGCCGAAATCCTTCTCAGCTTAACCAAGATCTCCACATAGGAGGGTTCCGTGGGGGCAAGCGGCCCGGTCCTCCGTTCACAGGTGGTCCCTTCCATCATTCGCAGAAGAGACCCTTTCTACCCCCACGCTACTGA